A window of Vicia villosa cultivar HV-30 ecotype Madison, WI unplaced genomic scaffold, Vvil1.0 ctg.001733F_1_1, whole genome shotgun sequence contains these coding sequences:
- the LOC131636439 gene encoding uncharacterized protein LOC131636439 — protein sequence MVLVMGRKGGVPTRHSDEQISARSLLTRSPSYTTCENFDHHQFPSDHKMAGRINVAIVTPLEVMAHAMQNQHNAGAIDDLRSLTTFQREKPPTFKAQKVRYGTHVLASEADDLWLETHYRLEATTYAARFVELAKFYPHYNEATAAFSKCIKFENGLRPEIKRAIGYHKIYKFLKLVDCCRIYEEDSRARYKIMNERRDKQHHNHGKPYSAPTDKGKQTAAEGKRTSGGDIPNGVVCFKCGRHGQKGNVCTREVKRCFRYGKSGHLIADSNYVKSLGLVLSSMNREMVIDTSTNGMVTNSLAVNELMKDEVQVFALMASLSIENQTTTDELPIVREFAEVFPDDIPDVLSEREVEFTIDLVPGTRHVSMEPYRMSASEFAKFKKQLENYLKRNL from the exons ATGGTGTTGGTGATGGGGAGGAAAGGGGGTGTACCTACAAGGCACTCTGACGAGCAA ATTTCTGCCCGTAGCTTACTGACGCGATCTCCGTCGTATACCACCTGTGAGAATTTCGACCACCACCAGTTTCCTTCCGACCAC AAGATGGCTGGAAGAATTAATGTTGCTATTGTTACTCCCTTGGAAGTGATGGCTCATGCTATGCAGAATCAGCATAATGCTGGTGCAATCGACGATTTACGCAGCTTAACAACTTTCCAAAGGGAGAAACCACCTACTTTCAAAG CGCAGAAGGTGCGGTATGGTACACATGTGCTGGCTAGTGAGGCTGATGACTTGTGGCTTGAGACTCATTATAGATTGGAAGCTACAA CGTATGCTGCTAGATTTGTGGAGTTGGCGAAGTTCTATCCTCATTACAATGAGGCAACAGCTGCATTTTCCaaatgtatcaagtttgagaacgggCTGCGTCCCGAAATCAAGCGAGCGATTGGATATCATAAGATCTATAAGTTTCTGAAATTGGTGGATTGCTGCAGGATATATGAGGAGGATAGTAGGGCTCGCTACAAGATCATGAATGAGAGAAGAGACAAGCAACATCATAACCATGGTAAACCTTACAGTGCTCCAACTGACAAAGGTAAACAGACAGCTGCTGAGGGTAAGAGAACCAGTGGGGGAGATATTCCTAATGGCGTGGTATGTTTCAAATGTGGAAGACATGGTCAAAAAGGTAATGTTTGCACTAGAGAGGTGAAGAGATGTTTTCGTTATGGAAAATCTGGTCACTTGATAGCTGATT CTAATTATGTGAAAAGTTTGGGTCTTGTTTTATCCTCTATGAATAGAGAAATGGTTATCGATACTTCAACTAATGGAATGGTGACAAATTCTCTT GCAGTTAATGAGCTGATGAAAGATGAAGTTCAGGTGTTTGCTTTGATGGCCTCTTTATCCATTGAGAATCAGACTACTACTGATGAATTACCAATAGTGCGAGAATTTGCCGAAGTTTTTCCAGATGATATTCCAGATGTACTTTcagaaagagaagtagaatttactattgatcttgtCCCTGGTACTAGACATGTTTCTATGGAACCATACAggatgtcggcatctgaatttgCAAAGTTTAAGAAGCAACTAGAAAACTACTTGAAAAGAAATTTGTGA